In Tindallia magadiensis, one DNA window encodes the following:
- a CDS encoding copper amine oxidase N-terminal domain-containing protein: MNQKPVCLLVVLMVFLHGFSVYSQPPVSVLVNGAPVNFDVDPINVEGRILVPLRGIFESLGVSPQWDEKSQTVTAQTESIQVVLPIGSKRPTVNGQVVELDVAAMIVEGRTMVPTRFIAESLGAAVDWDETSRTVVIRESSVEKTFADISDKEYIHETMGFRLTIPSHWEGRYLIEETEDSVSFYSQSVRDVEGFHWGGWLFSVYRAEDTPEIREQIKEGITPSEIIAEQHGFLFKKIGPSDVQFPHENQAVTEEYFALYDETHLITDSFAFR; the protein is encoded by the coding sequence ATGAATCAAAAACCTGTATGCTTACTAGTAGTTTTAATGGTATTCTTGCATGGCTTTTCCGTTTATAGTCAACCACCGGTATCCGTCCTTGTTAATGGTGCACCAGTTAACTTCGATGTCGATCCTATCAACGTAGAAGGCAGAATCCTCGTTCCGTTACGCGGTATTTTTGAATCTTTGGGCGTAAGCCCTCAATGGGATGAGAAAAGCCAAACCGTTACGGCCCAAACAGAAAGTATTCAGGTAGTTCTCCCTATCGGAAGTAAGCGCCCTACCGTCAACGGTCAAGTAGTGGAACTGGATGTGGCAGCTATGATCGTTGAAGGAAGAACAATGGTCCCGACCAGGTTTATTGCCGAAAGTCTTGGCGCTGCCGTCGATTGGGACGAAACCAGTCGCACAGTTGTCATTCGTGAATCATCAGTGGAAAAAACATTTGCCGACATCAGTGACAAAGAATATATTCATGAGACCATGGGATTTCGCCTCACCATTCCATCCCATTGGGAAGGAAGATACCTTATCGAAGAAACAGAGGATTCCGTCTCCTTCTATAGCCAAAGTGTGAGGGATGTGGAAGGTTTCCACTGGGGAGGATGGTTGTTTTCTGTCTACCGGGCAGAAGATACTCCGGAAATTCGCGAACAAATCAAGGAAGGCATTACTCCTTCCGAAATCATCGCCGAACAGCATGGATTTTTGTTTAAAAAGATCGGCCCTTCCGATGTTCAGTTTCCTCATGAGAATCAAGCTGTCACAGAGGAATACTTTGCTTTGTATGACGAAACTCACCTTATTACCGACAGTTTTGCTTTTCGTTAG
- a CDS encoding MerR family transcriptional regulator — MSFSIGQVSRIFGFTRQAVRFYEEKGLISPTKDKNGWRYYDEDDIARLISARKYLAMGYKITEVVEQFTNSTPESIANTLDKKHRIMRKEIEHLKVLADTVDDYREKIRQLNQSVGIFSIRYSPPLSLFYSQPDNQLQDERIPDTMAWVDALPVSKITAFYQVKKDNQYFIMERQHKGFSIEQPYADQYGLCQLETTQFLSRQLCANVVMAVQSEDIASLHVEKDALSFFAEIGLEIRGNPWGQIIFSDCRQEKPGAQRVYRQYIDLWIPVKKSK, encoded by the coding sequence ATGAGTTTTTCAATTGGTCAAGTATCTCGGATTTTTGGTTTTACTCGTCAGGCGGTACGGTTTTACGAAGAAAAAGGCCTGATAAGTCCAACGAAGGATAAAAATGGATGGCGTTACTACGATGAAGATGATATTGCGCGATTGATCAGTGCGCGAAAGTATTTGGCCATGGGCTATAAAATTACAGAAGTGGTAGAACAGTTTACAAATTCAACGCCGGAATCCATTGCTAATACTTTGGATAAAAAGCATAGGATTATGAGGAAAGAAATAGAACACTTGAAGGTTTTGGCGGATACGGTAGATGATTATCGTGAAAAGATAAGGCAACTGAATCAATCCGTAGGAATCTTTTCGATTCGCTATTCACCGCCTTTATCTCTGTTCTACAGCCAGCCTGATAATCAACTGCAAGATGAACGAATACCGGATACCATGGCATGGGTAGATGCGCTGCCTGTTTCAAAAATAACGGCTTTTTACCAAGTAAAGAAGGATAATCAGTATTTTATTATGGAGCGACAGCACAAGGGCTTTTCCATAGAACAACCTTATGCCGATCAATATGGGTTATGTCAATTGGAAACAACTCAGTTTCTTTCCAGACAGCTTTGCGCTAATGTTGTGATGGCGGTACAAAGTGAAGACATCGCATCTTTGCATGTTGAAAAAGATGCGTTGTCTTTTTTTGCAGAGATAGGTCTGGAGATAAGAGGTAATCCCTGGGGACAAATTATCTTCTCGGATTGTAGACAGGAAAAACCAGGGGCGCAGAGGGTTTATAGACAATATATTGACTTGTGGATACCTGTGAAAAAATCGAAATAA
- a CDS encoding flavocytochrome c translates to MKKAIKILSFFLILCLVGSMVGCGSPENNDTGTEIDGDKEITSMNPGEYVVEVDGYKSMKVQVTLGEKEIKKIEVIEHEETPGVSDAALEEIPEAIVAQQSVGVDTITGATLTSQGIINAVQQAIEEAGGIVEEFELGIEGEEQVSTEARQRMSHGEVPDTWDMTYDVVVVGGGFAGLAAAYSATENGAETLLIDKMPVLGGNSQINGGVYASYTSRIADEMYEALGLEPDTAEKHIEDTIVGGDYLSDEKLVRNFVYGAPFFLDMMLENGLEVRESITRPGGHYGYRTYTTINGVGADIVQVQKDMLEDTDATIMLNTEMTRIYREDGEVGRVVGIEVKTRDGVKTVKAEKGVILTTGGFSGNVEMRSKHVPSLTADIPTTNHVGATGEAITMAQELGANTMHMSYIQLYPFANPNNGVLDAYAVIPFSGPSSGVVYVDEYGQRYVNEGERRDVCSRAAQESGGFPTFSIFDQEIVEKGGFISEEQLIGGMEDDRIFKADSLEELAQMINGHQYADHAVNMAAEALVETIEQHNGFIDDGNDPEFGKVIDQGIMMKIDQGPYYAIPQWPSVHHTMGGLTITERTEVQDIWGEVIPGLYAAGEVTGGVHGTNRLGSNAIPDAAVHGYIAGEIAVTGKMPDFIPEQ, encoded by the coding sequence ATGAAGAAGGCAATAAAAATTCTTTCCTTTTTTCTCATATTATGTCTTGTAGGATCCATGGTAGGATGCGGTTCTCCGGAAAATAATGATACGGGTACTGAAATTGATGGAGATAAAGAAATTACGTCAATGAATCCCGGAGAATATGTAGTAGAAGTAGATGGATACAAATCTATGAAGGTTCAAGTAACACTTGGTGAAAAAGAGATCAAAAAGATAGAAGTGATTGAACATGAAGAAACGCCAGGAGTTTCCGATGCTGCACTGGAAGAAATTCCAGAGGCGATTGTGGCTCAGCAAAGTGTAGGAGTGGATACGATCACAGGGGCAACGTTGACAAGTCAGGGAATCATCAATGCTGTCCAACAAGCCATTGAAGAAGCAGGCGGGATCGTTGAAGAATTTGAGCTGGGGATAGAAGGCGAGGAACAGGTTTCAACAGAGGCAAGGCAACGCATGAGTCATGGAGAGGTTCCAGATACATGGGATATGACCTATGATGTTGTAGTGGTAGGCGGTGGGTTCGCCGGTTTAGCGGCTGCTTATAGTGCTACAGAAAATGGAGCAGAGACATTGCTAATTGACAAAATGCCAGTTCTGGGTGGAAACTCACAAATTAATGGTGGCGTATACGCTTCCTATACTAGCCGCATTGCTGATGAAATGTATGAAGCTTTAGGACTTGAACCTGATACGGCTGAAAAACATATTGAAGATACTATTGTAGGTGGAGATTATTTAAGTGATGAAAAATTGGTGCGAAACTTTGTTTATGGCGCCCCTTTCTTTCTGGATATGATGCTGGAAAATGGACTGGAAGTTCGAGAGTCCATTACGCGGCCGGGAGGTCATTATGGCTACCGTACCTATACTACTATTAATGGAGTAGGTGCTGATATTGTTCAGGTACAGAAGGATATGCTGGAAGATACAGATGCTACCATTATGTTAAATACAGAAATGACCAGAATCTACCGTGAAGACGGAGAAGTTGGACGGGTGGTAGGCATTGAAGTTAAGACAAGAGACGGGGTTAAAACCGTTAAAGCAGAAAAAGGCGTTATTCTGACTACCGGCGGATTTAGCGGCAATGTGGAAATGCGTTCAAAACATGTACCATCATTAACAGCCGATATTCCTACCACCAATCATGTGGGAGCTACCGGTGAGGCCATCACTATGGCACAGGAGTTGGGAGCAAACACCATGCATATGTCCTATATTCAGCTATACCCCTTTGCAAATCCTAACAACGGCGTTTTGGATGCTTATGCGGTTATTCCTTTCAGCGGTCCTAGCTCTGGTGTTGTTTATGTCGATGAATATGGTCAGCGTTATGTGAATGAAGGTGAAAGACGGGATGTATGCTCTCGGGCAGCTCAGGAAAGTGGTGGTTTCCCAACCTTCTCTATTTTCGATCAAGAAATTGTCGAAAAAGGTGGGTTCATTTCTGAAGAACAGCTAATTGGTGGAATGGAAGACGATCGTATCTTTAAGGCCGACAGTCTTGAAGAGTTGGCACAAATGATTAACGGACACCAATATGCTGATCACGCTGTTAACATGGCGGCAGAAGCATTAGTAGAAACCATCGAACAACATAATGGATTTATTGATGATGGCAATGACCCCGAATTTGGAAAAGTAATTGATCAAGGTATCATGATGAAAATAGATCAAGGTCCATATTATGCTATTCCTCAATGGCCCTCTGTTCATCATACCATGGGTGGTCTGACCATTACAGAACGAACAGAAGTGCAAGATATCTGGGGCGAAGTGATTCCTGGGCTTTATGCTGCCGGTGAAGTTACCGGAGGTGTTCACGGGACTAACCGATTAGGATCTAACGCAATACCGGATGCAGCCGTACACGGTTATATTGCCGGCGAAATTGCTGTAACTGGTAAAATGCCAGATTTTATTCCAGAACAATAG
- a CDS encoding glycosyl hydrolase family 18 protein, whose protein sequence is MKKWMKTTMLVLVALILVVTTVLSINLELNLRLRRWAQSLPLLGVYEIYEESPQVMYLGEKGVQIEPHTEELLNVNAESGKTYVNVFWLRDSLYTHHYDAAIGQTNLVGPDAFITIADTGEITVNGTLQETSIIPVHLEESTFLPYEDLKDLDIFDNLGLRRKEGTTSGHVIFMNDYLPYQTLSLESGQLVFENEEKMNVYRSRVLSLEPYLKWRTFREPARILEKSSGGKALVYETEGDYLTVVTEKGTLGVIRETENRLASMEPVQNAKLPEWQSPLEEPLMLVWEAVYSRNPNVDTLPEMPGVNVVSPTWYALTDEEGSVSSMASDPYIRWARENGFQIWALVSNEFDIDRTHEFLKSAEARKNFIDYMISEALTRGYEGINLDFENVYKADRDRLTHFVNEMAWEMRQHDLILSMDVTIMGGSDNWSKCYDHAYLGKIVDYLVIMTYDEHWASSPISGPVASYPWVRRGMEELTKVVDSERLVLGLPFYTRVWRERPSTERANRMVNRSTAIGMQAQANFIENNELTPIWDEEAKLYYASFIDEEDVVKIWIENAETLSIRANLVHDLELAGVAGWQRSFATEDIWPALRDVVFQRADE, encoded by the coding sequence ATGAAAAAATGGATGAAAACAACGATGCTGGTACTAGTAGCATTGATTTTAGTTGTAACGACAGTATTAAGCATTAACCTAGAACTGAATTTACGTCTTCGTAGATGGGCACAGTCTCTGCCTCTTTTAGGAGTCTATGAAATCTACGAGGAATCGCCTCAGGTCATGTATCTGGGCGAAAAAGGGGTTCAGATAGAGCCTCATACGGAAGAACTGTTAAACGTAAACGCCGAAAGTGGAAAAACCTATGTGAATGTTTTTTGGCTTCGGGATTCTCTTTATACGCATCATTACGATGCGGCAATAGGCCAAACCAATCTGGTAGGACCGGATGCTTTTATAACCATTGCCGATACAGGTGAAATCACCGTTAATGGTACCCTTCAGGAAACAAGCATAATCCCAGTTCATCTAGAGGAAAGTACATTCTTGCCTTACGAAGACCTGAAGGATTTGGATATTTTTGATAACCTAGGGCTTCGGAGAAAAGAAGGAACAACCAGCGGTCATGTGATTTTTATGAACGATTATCTCCCTTATCAAACATTGTCATTAGAATCTGGACAGCTTGTTTTTGAGAATGAAGAGAAAATGAATGTTTATCGGAGTAGAGTCTTATCTCTGGAACCATACCTTAAGTGGCGCACATTTCGGGAACCTGCCCGCATTCTGGAAAAATCTTCTGGTGGAAAGGCGCTGGTCTATGAGACGGAGGGAGATTATCTTACCGTTGTGACGGAGAAAGGCACCCTTGGGGTCATTCGGGAAACAGAGAACCGCCTGGCATCCATGGAACCTGTCCAAAACGCCAAATTGCCTGAATGGCAATCACCATTGGAAGAACCTCTGATGCTGGTGTGGGAAGCTGTATATAGCCGAAATCCTAATGTCGATACCTTGCCGGAAATGCCGGGCGTGAATGTGGTATCGCCTACCTGGTATGCACTGACGGATGAGGAAGGAAGTGTTTCTTCCATGGCATCGGATCCGTATATTCGTTGGGCCAGAGAAAATGGGTTTCAAATCTGGGCACTGGTTTCCAATGAATTTGATATTGACCGAACCCATGAGTTTCTAAAAAGTGCCGAAGCTCGAAAAAATTTCATTGACTATATGATCAGTGAAGCCTTGACTCGTGGATATGAAGGAATTAATTTGGATTTTGAAAATGTTTATAAAGCTGATCGAGATCGACTGACTCATTTTGTTAACGAAATGGCCTGGGAAATGAGACAGCACGATTTAATCCTGTCCATGGACGTTACCATCATGGGCGGCAGTGATAATTGGTCAAAATGTTACGATCATGCTTATTTAGGAAAGATTGTGGACTATTTAGTCATTATGACCTACGATGAACATTGGGCCTCCAGTCCAATCAGTGGTCCAGTGGCTTCGTACCCTTGGGTGAGGCGGGGGATGGAAGAACTGACAAAAGTGGTGGATTCAGAAAGATTAGTCTTAGGACTCCCTTTTTATACGCGTGTCTGGAGAGAGCGGCCTTCTACGGAAAGAGCCAATCGGATGGTGAATCGATCTACAGCGATTGGAATGCAGGCACAGGCAAACTTTATCGAAAATAATGAACTTACGCCTATCTGGGATGAAGAAGCAAAATTATATTATGCCTCCTTTATTGATGAGGAAGACGTTGTGAAAATCTGGATTGAAAACGCTGAAACCCTTTCGATTCGGGCGAATTTGGTTCATGATCTGGAATTGGCTGGTGTAGCTGGTTGGCAAAGAAGCTTCGCTACAGAGGACATATGGCCGGCACTGCGTGATGTCGTCTTTCAAAGGGCTGATGAATAA
- a CDS encoding methionine ABC transporter permease, giving the protein MFLNFADTRLIEYLPKVIWPALLATLRMLFFSMILGLIIGSFVAVLLVLTSPYGLKPNRKVYRVLDFTINMIRSFPVIILIVAISPLTRVIVGTSVGEKAAIVPLTIAAFPVIARYIEMSMLEVDRNVVIAAKSFGASDSQIIFKVLLSEALPSIVAGLTTTTILFLASTTLAGAVGAGGLGAVALTYGYQRFDDVMMYAIVIILFVMVLIIQGIGELIYRKIKK; this is encoded by the coding sequence GTGTTTCTTAACTTTGCAGACACAAGATTGATAGAGTATTTACCAAAAGTCATCTGGCCAGCTCTGTTAGCTACGCTAAGGATGCTTTTTTTCTCTATGATATTAGGACTTATAATAGGTAGCTTTGTTGCTGTTCTTTTGGTTTTGACATCTCCTTATGGGCTTAAGCCAAACAGGAAAGTTTACAGAGTATTAGATTTTACGATCAATATGATTCGATCTTTTCCCGTCATTATATTAATTGTTGCCATTTCTCCTTTAACAAGAGTTATTGTAGGAACTTCTGTTGGTGAAAAAGCGGCTATTGTTCCACTTACTATTGCTGCTTTTCCTGTGATTGCCAGGTATATTGAAATGAGTATGCTGGAAGTAGACAGGAACGTGGTGATAGCCGCAAAGTCTTTTGGTGCTTCTGATTCACAGATCATTTTTAAGGTATTACTCTCGGAAGCCTTACCTTCTATTGTCGCCGGATTGACCACTACCACCATCCTGTTTCTGGCCAGTACGACCTTGGCTGGAGCGGTAGGAGCCGGAGGTTTGGGGGCTGTTGCGTTGACTTATGGATATCAACGATTTGATGATGTGATGATGTATGCTATTGTAATTATTTTATTTGTGATGGTATTGATCATCCAAGGAATTGGAGAATTAATATATAGAAAAATTAAAAAGTAA
- a CDS encoding AAA family ATPase, producing MGRNILQGGIQEIEKIKEEVMELNERTQQKQTLQEKEVKAEKSISQKEDAIEDEIKKVTKQRKAQLEATFDEQIDSLTEKLKKVESKREKAKKKAMLQRADEETADFRSEAEELHLAGKSVFKQEHIPGLYNNRLFFALYFPQGMGDIGIIFLTLAITFFALPFGLYYILFESGGMLYLALSYILVILVFGGLYLVIGKTKYKHLEALNRVRKMRREIEESKKRQRKIKREIMKDKDESVYDLEEFDKEIGEYKEAIGELMEQKNKALVEFDHTTAEEIKQQIKGANEEALKALKAEYDEVYRQGKENMEKLNKLSVTISTEYEGVIGKESLKVSKLEEMEEAMKAGNAKTIGEAMEFLASADSDSI from the coding sequence ATGGGAAGAAATATTTTGCAGGGTGGCATCCAGGAAATTGAGAAGATTAAAGAAGAGGTAATGGAGTTAAATGAACGCACTCAACAAAAACAAACGTTGCAGGAAAAAGAAGTAAAGGCAGAAAAAAGCATTTCTCAAAAAGAAGATGCCATAGAAGATGAAATTAAAAAGGTAACGAAACAACGGAAGGCACAGTTGGAAGCAACTTTTGATGAACAGATTGATAGCCTTACAGAAAAATTGAAAAAAGTTGAATCTAAAAGAGAAAAAGCAAAAAAGAAGGCCATGCTTCAGCGGGCTGATGAAGAAACGGCTGACTTTAGGAGTGAGGCAGAAGAACTGCATTTAGCCGGAAAATCAGTGTTCAAGCAAGAACATATCCCCGGACTATATAATAATCGACTGTTTTTTGCTCTCTATTTTCCTCAGGGAATGGGTGATATAGGGATTATTTTCCTGACCTTGGCAATTACCTTTTTTGCCCTTCCTTTTGGGTTGTATTATATCCTTTTTGAAAGTGGAGGGATGCTATACCTAGCACTTTCCTATATATTAGTTATTTTAGTGTTTGGTGGTCTTTACTTAGTGATAGGAAAAACAAAATATAAGCATTTAGAAGCTCTGAACAGAGTGAGAAAAATGAGGCGAGAGATAGAAGAAAGCAAAAAAAGGCAGCGAAAGATCAAACGGGAAATCATGAAGGATAAAGATGAAAGCGTTTATGATCTGGAAGAATTTGACAAAGAAATAGGAGAATACAAAGAGGCTATCGGAGAATTAATGGAGCAAAAAAATAAAGCCCTGGTCGAATTTGATCACACGACAGCTGAAGAGATTAAACAGCAGATAAAGGGAGCAAATGAAGAAGCATTGAAGGCGCTAAAGGCTGAATATGACGAAGTATACCGCCAAGGCAAAGAAAATATGGAAAAGCTAAACAAACTTTCGGTTACTATTTCTACGGAGTACGAAGGCGTAATCGGAAAAGAATCCTTAAAGGTTTCGAAGCTGGAAGAAATGGAAGAGGCTATGAAGGCAGGTAATGCCAAAACCATTGGTGAAGCTATGGAGTTTCTAGCATCAGCAGATAGTGATTCTATTTAG
- a CDS encoding putative signal transducing protein — MMEKEELLTVAANDIEAGMIESMLASENIPVLRKQRGAGQYMKIYMGMSTEGVELYVPAESLEQARKLIQVQETEGTPEEVAADQELIQAEADQEKIRRRRSWIILLLVFPGILWIAIHQIRALLQILFQ, encoded by the coding sequence ATGATGGAAAAAGAAGAACTGCTGACAGTAGCAGCCAACGATATAGAAGCAGGTATGATTGAATCCATGTTGGCATCAGAAAATATTCCTGTTCTCCGGAAGCAACGGGGTGCTGGACAATATATGAAAATATATATGGGTATGTCGACGGAAGGGGTAGAGCTTTACGTACCGGCAGAATCACTGGAACAAGCCAGGAAACTAATCCAAGTCCAGGAAACTGAAGGAACACCGGAAGAGGTGGCGGCGGATCAGGAACTGATTCAGGCGGAGGCAGACCAAGAAAAAATACGGAGAAGACGAAGCTGGATCATTTTGTTGTTGGTTTTTCCTGGGATTTTGTGGATTGCCATCCACCAGATAAGAGCCTTATTGCAGATACTTTTTCAATAG
- a CDS encoding methionine ABC transporter ATP-binding protein, with product MIQIHNLYKSYHHSEILKKINLSIEKGEIYGLIGQSGAGKSTLLRCVNGLEKFDTGDLIVEGVNLASITEKELRNFRKKIGMIFQDFALLNRRNVIENVSLPMECWKYDKKEIETRSEALLDLVGLLNKKNCMPSELSGGQKQRVAIARALSLNPSVLLCDEATSALDPNTTDSILRLLADINKELGITIMVVTHEMSVVKNICDRVAIIAKGSIVAEDTVENIFLKESLALQDLVGQESISVPENQTVIKLAVRSCDIDKNFLWKLASENQVKFSIVSANIEQSKNNRFGHLYISVDNRELDIARSYCEANEIQYTLVHSCGKGAEVGVS from the coding sequence ATGATTCAGATACACAATTTATACAAATCCTATCACCATAGTGAAATACTGAAAAAAATCAACCTTTCTATCGAAAAGGGGGAAATATATGGTCTTATTGGACAAAGTGGTGCAGGGAAATCTACGCTATTAAGATGTGTCAATGGGTTGGAGAAATTTGATACAGGAGATCTGATTGTTGAGGGTGTCAATTTAGCTTCCATAACGGAAAAAGAACTGAGAAATTTCAGAAAAAAGATAGGTATGATTTTTCAGGATTTTGCGCTTCTTAATCGTAGAAATGTTATTGAAAATGTGTCGTTGCCTATGGAATGTTGGAAGTATGATAAAAAAGAAATTGAAACCCGATCTGAAGCGTTGTTGGATTTAGTGGGACTGTTAAATAAAAAAAATTGCATGCCCAGCGAATTGTCTGGAGGGCAAAAGCAAAGAGTGGCGATAGCAAGAGCGTTATCCCTAAACCCCAGTGTACTTCTGTGCGATGAAGCGACATCTGCCCTTGACCCCAATACGACGGATTCAATCTTGAGGCTGTTAGCTGATATTAATAAGGAGTTGGGAATTACCATTATGGTAGTAACTCATGAGATGTCAGTGGTGAAAAACATCTGTGATAGGGTGGCTATTATTGCGAAAGGAAGTATTGTGGCTGAGGATACGGTAGAAAACATATTTCTGAAAGAATCTTTAGCGCTGCAGGATTTGGTAGGACAAGAGTCGATCAGCGTTCCGGAAAATCAAACGGTGATAAAACTGGCAGTGCGCAGCTGTGATATTGATAAAAATTTCCTATGGAAACTGGCTTCTGAAAATCAAGTGAAATTTTCCATTGTATCGGCCAACATTGAGCAATCGAAAAATAATCGGTTCGGGCACCTTTATATCAGCGTTGATAACCGTGAGCTAGACATCGCGCGGTCTTATTGTGAAGCCAATGAGATTCAATACACTTTGGTGCATAGCTGTGGCAAAGGAGCTGAAGTTGGTGTTTCTTAA
- a CDS encoding MetQ/NlpA family ABC transporter substrate-binding protein, which produces MKKVGIMLVVLLLMTLMAGCSGSSNEEVSVEDAATEESAVEKEPLNLVIACAETTQALVDAVVPVMEEKGYQMTYQMFDNNVNTMVATNDESVDGLFLVHKPFMENFNKANDADLVMLEPHVFAVGMGVFSERYESIEELPEGASIAIMNDAMNMDRGLRIFSDAGYLKLAEDVERVTLLDIEENPKGLNFIEMDQTQTVRSLQDMDAVVAFFSHMKNAGKDFDNYMIRDQSPENYPQGVIVKEKNADAQWAKDLVDAFRSEEIRAFADDYYGGLYEYID; this is translated from the coding sequence ATGAAAAAAGTAGGAATAATGCTTGTTGTTTTGTTATTAATGACTTTGATGGCAGGTTGTTCAGGATCTTCAAATGAAGAAGTTTCCGTTGAAGATGCTGCTACTGAAGAGTCAGCAGTAGAGAAGGAACCTTTGAATCTTGTGATTGCATGTGCAGAAACAACTCAAGCTCTTGTGGATGCAGTAGTACCGGTGATGGAAGAAAAAGGATATCAGATGACGTATCAGATGTTTGATAACAATGTGAACACAATGGTTGCCACAAATGATGAAAGCGTAGATGGATTGTTTCTTGTGCATAAACCTTTTATGGAAAACTTCAATAAAGCTAATGATGCGGACCTAGTAATGTTGGAACCTCATGTGTTTGCTGTGGGTATGGGAGTTTTCTCGGAACGGTATGAAAGCATAGAAGAGCTGCCGGAGGGCGCATCTATTGCGATTATGAACGATGCAATGAATATGGACAGAGGCTTGAGGATTTTTAGTGATGCTGGTTATCTAAAACTGGCTGAAGATGTTGAAAGAGTAACGCTGCTTGATATCGAAGAAAATCCGAAGGGCTTGAACTTTATAGAAATGGATCAAACTCAAACGGTTCGCTCGCTGCAAGATATGGATGCCGTGGTTGCTTTTTTTAGTCATATGAAGAATGCGGGAAAAGACTTTGATAACTATATGATTAGAGACCAAAGTCCGGAGAACTACCCTCAGGGAGTTATTGTTAAAGAGAAAAATGCGGATGCCCAATGGGCTAAAGACTTGGTAGATGCTTTTAGAAGTGAGGAAATAAGAGCTT